A single Methylobacterium sp. 17Sr1-1 DNA region contains:
- a CDS encoding Fur family transcriptional regulator produces the protein MDEHGTCGHHGHGQDSHAHGEEAHGPARTADLVARAERLAQDLGLQFTALRRRTLEVVAEEGRPLGAYDIAERLSAPGKRVAAVSVYRALDFLTEHGLVHRIASRNAFVPCEHGHGAGESAVFLICRSCGSVDETISAEIERSLDRTLAQAGFKPASRIVEIEGECGACQGREDAG, from the coding sequence ATGGACGAGCACGGAACCTGCGGGCATCACGGGCATGGGCAGGACTCTCACGCCCACGGAGAGGAGGCCCACGGCCCCGCCCGGACGGCCGACCTCGTCGCGCGGGCCGAGCGGCTGGCACAGGATCTCGGCCTGCAATTCACGGCCCTGCGCCGCCGCACCCTGGAGGTGGTGGCCGAGGAGGGCCGCCCGCTCGGCGCCTACGACATCGCCGAGCGCCTGAGCGCCCCGGGCAAGCGCGTCGCCGCAGTCTCGGTCTACCGCGCCCTCGACTTCCTGACCGAGCACGGCCTCGTCCACCGCATCGCCAGCCGCAACGCCTTCGTCCCCTGCGAGCACGGCCACGGCGCCGGCGAGAGCGCGGTCTTCCTGATCTGCCGCAGCTGCGGCAGCGTCGACGAGACCATCTCGGCCGAGATCGAGCGCAGCCTGGACCGGACCCTGGCCCAGGCGGGGTTCAAGCCGGCGAGCCGGATCGTCGAGATCGAGGGGGAGTGCGGGGCGTGCCAGGGGCGGGAGGACGCTGGTTGA
- a CDS encoding BLUF domain-containing protein, whose amino-acid sequence MIHQLVYYSRNTVQGGDRAMLTNMREILSISQRNNSRDGITGFLIFDKTWFVQILEGERAKVTGTYDRIARDPRHAAATVIDVRDVPGRLFPNWTMGGAMRTPDVQEVYLQHGFGGPLDATRLKSDQVVSLALDLQAFEAGRRQAQKLAG is encoded by the coding sequence ATGATCCACCAGCTCGTCTACTACAGTCGCAACACCGTTCAAGGCGGCGATCGTGCCATGTTGACCAACATGCGCGAGATCCTTTCCATTTCGCAGCGCAATAATAGCCGTGATGGCATCACGGGCTTTCTCATCTTCGACAAGACCTGGTTCGTCCAGATCCTGGAGGGTGAGCGCGCCAAGGTGACGGGGACCTACGACCGGATCGCGCGGGACCCGCGCCACGCCGCCGCGACGGTCATCGACGTACGGGACGTGCCGGGGCGGCTCTTCCCGAACTGGACGATGGGCGGCGCCATGCGCACGCCGGACGTGCAGGAAGTGTATCTTCAGCACGGCTTCGGCGGTCCGCTGGACGCGACCCGGCTCAAATCCGACCAGGTCGTCAGTCTCGCGCTGGATCTCCAGGCTTTCGAAGCAGGCCGCCGGCAGGCGCAGAAGCTCGCGGGCTGA